In Vibrio mangrovi, the DNA window TAAACGTACCTTTGATATTGTCGGTTCTGCCATATTACTAGTCTTATTGTCTCCATTCTTCTTATTTATCGGCTGGCGAGTTTCCCGGGATGGTGGTTCGGTTACTTATGGGCATGAGCGTATCGGTATGAACGGAAAAAAATTTAACTGTCTGAAATTCCGCTCAATGGTGATGGATTCTCAGGAAGCGTTAGATAAACTTCTGGCAACCGATCCGGATGCAAGGGAAGAATGGGAACAGGGATTCAAACTGAAACATGATCCACGAATTACCTCTGTCGGCCGTTTCTTACGCGAAACCAGTCTGGATGAATTGCCACAGTTATGGAATGTTTTAAAAGGTGAGATGAGTCTGGTTGGGCCGAGACCGGTTATTGATGAAGAGCTGCAGCGCTATGGCGATGATGTGGATTACTATCTATGTGCCAAACCCGGAATATCAGGCCTCTGGCAAGTCAGCGGACGAAGCGACACTGATTATAAAACGCGCGTCTATCTGGATAGCTGGTATGTGAAGAACTGGTCGCTCTGGAATGATATTGTCATTTTATTTAAGACGGTCAATGTCGTACTTAAACGCGATGGGGCATATTAGCCACTTGACCCGGGGGGACGCCTTTACAGGCTAACCCCGATGTTTGATATCCGTTCTTCTCTTAGCTCATCTCTGAGAGCCCTGATGAGTTCCACATCCCGTTCTTCAGTTTCTTTCAGCGCTCTGAAAATAGCCCACTGCACGTCCCATTCTGCACAGACTGCTTCATTCTGTTTCTGGTTTTCGTTGGTGATTTCCTGCTCATTCTGAGCTTCTTCCAACTGGACAACTGTATTCACTGAAATTGTACTGATTTGCTGGAGATCTTCGGCCAGCTGTTCTCTGTCCAGTAAACTATGTAAGAGGGTTGACAGTGCCTCACAGGCATCAATTGCCGGGTAAACGGCGTAAACATCGAATGACTCCTGAGATGGAATTAGCTCTTCTAGTTTTTCCAGTTGACGCTCAAAGTCTATCTTCGCATTTTTGACAGTCAGTGATTCCCATACTGTATCCATAATTTGTCGGTAGGATGTAGAGGATGCAAACTCAGTATGTTCGCAAAACATGGCGTAGTTGGGATACATACGTTCACACAGACAAGCCATAAAAGTGATTTGTTGCCAGGGTGAAAGCTTCTGAAGACGTAACTGGATCGGGTTTTGTAGCATATTCATTTGCTCCGGAGAAAGACCCCGGCAGTGTACTTGATAATGTATGTACAGGCTAGCTGAGATATAAGTTGTGACCCTGCTTCATTCATCACAATCATAAAAATATACTCATTGGAGATGGATATTTTTCTGGTCGCCGGAGGTGCGGCATTTCAGTGTGCCGGCAGGATCATGTATGATGACTTACTCTGGAACAATGACAACCGCATTGGGCGAGCGAATGGCACATCATCTTTATCTTCTTACCGGACAGAATGAAAAATACCGCACCCTGATTGAAGAGCAACAGATCCCCGGACTACAACTGACTCAGAGTAAGCAGGAAGCGACGATATTACTGGCCGACCCTCCGTTAGCAGCCCGGTCTGTCTATGAATTCCCGGCACTTCGCTGGCTTCAGTCAACCTTTGCCGGTGTCGAAGCCTTGATGCAGCCCCATCTTCGGCAAGATTACCAACTGACGAATGTGAAAGGCATCTTTGGGCCGGCGATTACGGAATATGTGCTCGGTTATATGATTGCACATTATCGGCATTTTAATCTCTACCGAGAGCAGCAACAGGAGAAATCCTGGCTGCCGCACACTTATGAGACGCTGACAGGAAAGACAGTGGTGATTCTGGGAACTGGGAATATCGCCTCGTTTCTGGCTCATTCAGCCCGGAATATGGGGCTTGTTGTGATAGGCGTGAACCGTTCTGGCCAGCAACCGGAATCGACGGCTTTCCATGAAGTATACGCGGTAGAGGATATACAGAAAGCACTAGCTATGGCTAATATCGTTGTCAGCATTCTGCCAAACACTGCATCATCTGAATCTCTCCTGAATCTTCAGACACTGAGTGCCTGCCAGCAGGTGTTGTTGTTTAATGTCGGCCGCGGACGGACACTGAAAGAGCCGGATTTAATTCCTGCGATTGAGGAAGGTGCCGTACAACATGCTTTTCTGGATGTCTTCATCACAGAGCCTTTGGCATCGTCTCATCCATTCTGGTCACATCCGCAGATTACATTAACACCCCACATTGCAGCGACCAGTTTCCCGGAGCAGGTCATCGATATTTTTGCTGAGAATCTGAAGTTGTGGATGCAGGGGCAACCATTGAAATACGTCATCGATTTTGAAAAAGGTTACTGATGTTAGACGCCTTGTTACAGCAAATCAGTCAGTGCCGGCTTTGTGAACCGG includes these proteins:
- a CDS encoding YjaG family protein; protein product: MLQNPIQLRLQKLSPWQQITFMACLCERMYPNYAMFCEHTEFASSTSYRQIMDTVWESLTVKNAKIDFERQLEKLEELIPSQESFDVYAVYPAIDACEALSTLLHSLLDREQLAEDLQQISTISVNTVVQLEEAQNEQEITNENQKQNEAVCAEWDVQWAIFRALKETEERDVELIRALRDELREERISNIGVSL
- a CDS encoding D-2-hydroxyacid dehydrogenase, whose product is MTYSGTMTTALGERMAHHLYLLTGQNEKYRTLIEEQQIPGLQLTQSKQEATILLADPPLAARSVYEFPALRWLQSTFAGVEALMQPHLRQDYQLTNVKGIFGPAITEYVLGYMIAHYRHFNLYREQQQEKSWLPHTYETLTGKTVVILGTGNIASFLAHSARNMGLVVIGVNRSGQQPESTAFHEVYAVEDIQKALAMANIVVSILPNTASSESLLNLQTLSACQQVLLFNVGRGRTLKEPDLIPAIEEGAVQHAFLDVFITEPLASSHPFWSHPQITLTPHIAATSFPEQVIDIFAENLKLWMQGQPLKYVIDFEKGY